Part of the Rhizoctonia solani chromosome 2, complete sequence genome is shown below.
TAAAATAGTTCCATGTTGCTATTATGGAAGATATGTTGGACATATCGACTAGTGTTGGCTGTGTAAGTTGGCTGACGTCTGCCTTGTGACGACATGTATTATATGTAGGCTTTCCTCTGCAGAGAATTATAAATCATGATCGGGAATTGACAAAGTCCGGTGTTCTAGTCAGCTGTCAGCATTCTCACGTGAATCGAGACTTGGGAGCACGTCTATTCGGTCCAGTCGAGCGGTCTGACACTACGAAGTGTCATTTTGAAGTGCATTCGACAGCGATCATAGATCCGAAAGTCGATGAAAGCCTGTATGATATATACAAGATGCACAAGTTGAGGTGCTGACCGGGGGCGATATTAACCGGCTCGGAAGCAAAGATGGCCTGTAAGCTCTCCCAAATCAAGGTCAGTCAAAACCTCCCACGAATTCATAAGCGACCACCCGCTCATGGCTCACTTTGGACTCACCTCACTCTATAAATCACGCACCATTGGTTTTTATCGTACTGCACAAACCCCCTCTTGACCACGCTCGACTCACTCTATCCATCGACACTATGGCACCCATTGCTGTTAGCACTTCCCCGCAACTTCAGGCCTCGGTTCCTCTCAAAAAGCTTGCGCCAATGGCTGAGCCTGCCTTCAAGTTTGACGCGATGGAGGATGCGCTGGCGGCGTTTGCCCGAGGGGAATTTATCGTAGTTATGGACGACGAAGACAGAGAGAACGAAGGCGATCTCATCGCGGCCGCCAGCACCATCACAACAGAGAAGATGGCATGGTTCATCAAGCACACCAGGTCTGTCCTCATCGCTAGCATATGCCTACCCATTACTCATCAGTCTCACAGCGGCTACATTTGCATCTCATTGCCATCCGAGCGCCTGGAGGAGCTGGATATTCAGATGATGGTCCCAAATAACACAGAAAAGCACAAGACCGCGTACACAGTGACCGTTGACTACAAGATCGGTATGTTAGAAACATGGATAATCTTACAGGTGTTCATGTTTCGGCTTGAATTATAGGCACCACAACAGGTATCTCTGCACATGACCGTGCATTAACCGCCCGAAAACTTGTCGACCCTCAGGTCGTTCCAGGAGATTTCTCACGACCGGGGCACATGGTTCCACTACGAGCTCGCCCAGGCGGCGTGTTGACCCGCAAGGGACACACAGAAGCGGCAATTGGTCAGTTGTTTTCGTTATTAGTTGATTTGATTTTGACAATGTCCCTATAGATATGTGTAATTTGACCAATCTCCCGGCCGGCGGGCTCCTCTGTGAGCTGGTCAATGACGATGAGCAAGGCACAATGGCACGTCGTGACGATTGCCGGGCATTCGCCGATCGATGGGGCCTCAAAATGATCAGCGTTGAGATGATCGCCAAATGGCGACGCGAGCATGGGTGCTAGCTGATGCGCTGTTGTGTTTTCTTGGTTATGACTAGGAGGTTTCCCGAGTTGACATTGAATGTTAATTTCTTCATACTCATTTAATTAGAATGCAATTTTTATAAGCTAAATTTAGACAGCTGTAAGCCAGATTGTCGACCAGTTGGAAATATTGAGTCGGGTCATTTATTTCCCCATATGGCTTGCGTCACATGTATATGCATAGAGCATACCTCCACTTTACCTCCACCTCAATCTCATCATTGTCATCTTTAGACCATTGCATAAGATGACTCAACCTCGATTTGCGTGATGGTCACGCATATATAAACGATCGCCAGCCTGTATCGATCTCTATACTTACTACCACCCCCTCCTGACCCGAAACCACTAGAACAACTAAAAATGGTCGTCAAAAACTCTGAAGTAAAGATCGAATACGAGTGAGATGATTTGACTCTCCTTGGCTTCCAAAATTTCGCCTCTGATGACGTGCAATAGTCCCAAGAATATGCAATTTCGTCGTCTTGGATCATCTGGGCTCCGTGTACCCGTCTTTTCTTTGGGTGGATGGCTTACTTTTGGGGGAACCGTCAAGGGTGACCCAGTAAAGGAAATTGTCAAGACAGCATTTGAGAATGGCAAGTCATACCATCAGAGTTGTTTCAATTCTCATAATACCTTGAACATCCAGGTATCAATATGATCGACTTGGCTGAGGTATATTCCAACGGTGAGAGTGAGAGAGAGATGTACGTAATTTGTAATAGGTTTCCTGTCTTTGTCTCTAAGACCTGGATACATTAGTGGACGCGTCATCGAGGAACTTGGTATTCGCCGCTCTGACCTAATCCTCACCGGCAAGATATTTTTTGGACTCGGCCGTAAAGGACCAAACGATCGTGGGCTATCCCGGAAACAGTAAGTAAATATAAACGTTAAACTGAATACAACTGACGCACACCTAATCGCTAGTATTATCGAAGGCGTGAATGAAACACTCGAACGCCTGAGGACCGATTATGTTGACATTGTTTTTGCGCATCGCCCCGACCCAACCGTACCAATGGAAGAAGTCGTCCGTGCCTTTAACCATGTTATTGAAACCGGAAAGGCGTTCTATGGGGTAAGTAATCTATTTTAGGGACTGCTGATCGTTTGATTGATCGCACTCTAGGGACATCGGAGTGGAGTGCACGCCAAGTAGAAGAGGCTCATCATGTTGCATCCAAGCTTAACCTCATTGCACCGATCAGCGAACAAGTCAATATCAGTATGTTATATCGCCCTTGACGAGCGCCTTTATTCATCTGGTGTTTCAGCTGCCTGCACCGTCAACGCTTCGAATCCGAGTACCAGTAAGTGCGTTTGATGCAATTGATGCGGTTGTTATCATTCCCAAACCAAGGTACCTCTTCGATAAATACAACTATGGTACCACGATCTGGAGCGCGCTGGCTAGCGGCCTACTCACCGGAAAATACAACGACGGGATTCCCAAGGGTAGTCGGTTCGACACTAACCAGAGTTCTTCAAGAACACAGTCGAAAGTTTGAGCAAGGAAGAGTAAGCTGGACACTCCCTGAAAGTTCCCCGCTTTGTTTAACCCTGTCACTATAGTGGACAAAAGAAGATCGAAAAGGTGAAAGAATTGACTGCATTTGCTGAGAAGGGTGAGTGGAAAGACATAGCTATATGTCTCATTCTCATATTTGGATTGATACAGAACTCGGTGCTCGGTCTCCAACTTGGCTCTGGCGTGGGCAGCCTCTCACCCTCATGTATGCAGTTTTTTCTCTACTCGGCTGCCATTGCTAAGTAACTGTATAGGCATCTACCGTCATTCTTGGAGCTACAAAACCTGAGCAAGTCATTGATAACCTCAAGGCGTTGGAGATCATCAAGAAAATTACGCCAGAGGTCGGTTTTCTGAATAGTGTCAATCTAAATAACTATTTACAACTATTTACAGGTCCGAGAAAAGATCAATAAGATTCTCGATAATGATCCTACACCCGAGCCTAACCTCCGCCCTTTGTAAACCCATTAAGAAATGTAGTTAATTAAGCACTTTGTATGCGATTCATTTAACAAACTAATTCTGCCTATTATTCTATGATTTCATGAACCTCATAGTGCTATCTCAAACTCAATATGATCCAATGAGCACGGGAGCACAAACAAAAACGGCTTCCGGGCCGTATTCTCCGTTCGACCACAACCCATCTCACTCTAGCGGTACCATGGTCGTCAAAAACTCTGATGTCAAACTCGAATATGAGTGAGTATATAGCCTTCAGATTTCTCTGTAAGAGTGATATCTATACGGTTAACTCTAACAGCCCAAAGATATGCAGTTCCGTAGACTTGGGACGCCGGTCTCCGCGTTCCCGTATTCTCGCTTGGTGGTTGGCTTACTTTCGGGGGAACGGTCAAGGGTGACCCTGTGAAAGAAGTCGTCAAACTGGCATTTGAGAACGGTACGCTGTGTCTAAAACTGTTTAACAGTGATCCAACGGATAGATGTATCAAGGAATCAATATGATCGACCTTGCCGAATCTTATTCAAAGGGAGAAAGCGAACGTGAAGTGTATGTGAACGCATCTCTTGGTTCGAGTCGGGACTTACTCGCTATTCTATAGGGGGCGGGTTATTGAGGAGCTCGGCATTCGTCGCTCGGACCTTATTATTTCGAGCAAGATATTCTTTGGTCAAGCTAACAGGAAAGGACCTAATGATAAAGGTCTCTCTCGTAAACAGTATGCAATAATATTTCAGTGGCTACAGGAGCAAGCAGCGACTTATGTTGCTGACTACAGTGTAATCGAGGGCATGAAAGAAATTTTAGAGCGGCTCCGGGTCGACTGTGTAGACATTATCTTTGCACATCGCCCCGATCCTACGGTACCGATGGAGGAGGTGGTTCGGGCGTTCAATCATCTCATTGATACAGGAAAGGCATTCTATTGGGGTGAGGCATTTTATCTCACTGCACCGAACAAATGCCCAGAGTCTATTAGGAACTTCGGAGTGGAGTGCCCGTCAAGTC
Proteins encoded:
- a CDS encoding 3,4-dihydroxy-2-butanone 4-phosphate synthase gives rise to the protein MAPIAVSTSPQLQASVPLKKLAPMAEPAFKFDAMEDALAAFARGEFIVVMDDEDRENEGDLIAAASTITTEKMAWFIKHTSGYICISLPSERLEELDIQMMVPNNTEKHKTAYTVTVDYKIGTTTGISAHDRALTARKLVDPQVVPGDFSRPGHMVPLRARPGGVLTRKGHTEAAIDMCNLTNLPAGGLLCELVNDDEQGTMARRDDCRAFADRWGLKMISVEMIAKWRREHGC
- a CDS encoding aldo/keto reductase family protein, whose translation is MVVKNSEVKIEYDPKNMQFRRLGSSGLRVPVFSLGGWLTFGGTVKGINMIDLAEVYSNGESEREIGRVIEELGIRRSDLILTGKIFFGLGRKGPNDRGLSRKHIIEGVNETLERLRTDYVDIVFAHRPDPTVPMEEVVRAFNHVIETGKAFYGWSARQVEEAHHVASKLNLIAPISEQVNITACTVNASNPSTSKYLFDKYNYGTTIWSALASGLLTGKYNDGIPKGSRGQKKIEKVKELTAFAEKELGARSPTWLWRGQPLTLMYAASTVILGATKPEQVIDNLKALEIIKKITPETWDAGLRVPVFSLGGWLTFGGTVKGDPVKEVVKLAFENGINMIDLAESYSKGESEREVGRVIEELGIRRSDLIISSKIFFGQANRKGPNDKGLSRKQYAIIFQWLQEQAATYVADYSVIEGMKEILERLRVDCVDIIFAHRPDPTVPMEEVVRAFNHLIDTGKAFYWGTSEWSARQVEEAYHVAAKLNLIAPIAEQVQYNCFHRQRFESEYQYLYEKYGYGTTIWSPLASGILTGKYNNGIPEGSRFATNADFFKTRIEGLSKEEGLKTLDKVKELTKFAEAELGCSVTILALAWAASHPNASTVILGASNPEQLLENLKALETLKKFTPEVREKINKILDNTPAPEPNLRPL